A single window of Papaver somniferum cultivar HN1 unplaced genomic scaffold, ASM357369v1 unplaced-scaffold_139, whole genome shotgun sequence DNA harbors:
- the LOC113335204 gene encoding F-box protein At5g07610-like: MHSLIKQRRKTGQASVDHTTHANNSSIVAYNFDILTLILVLVPLQTLPVLKLVSKHWLSVISHPNFVYKYFLKNPSHSVRGLFCRQRISWCRSATQYDFIFLDGNISSSVPFKTLTLGLEKSGIEIVQSCNGLLLCCNVIAEANDYDTYYVFNPFTKQYRLIPRSLLKKSQFKYVLCLSLAFDPFKSPYYEIIAIWSNKVYGSRKYMIEIYSSETRSWRLCKDEFTIEEFSIPGVSAMYWNGSLNWNAGDGTVIYFDIDREFMGVVPRPTREVVYYVSNTGVCEYQGHLYFIAKRDKEGRCFDIFEMDTGHAGWALKCCSVNVKASRRRELLNLSPPDQIIFIAEEGKSLKLVFLANHGNVISYDTKELSFNKICDILPPPVPGNFFLSYPYIQSLACV; encoded by the coding sequence ATGCATTCTTTAATaaagcaaagaagaaaaacaggTCAGGCTTCTGTTGATCATACTACGCATGCTAATAACTCATCAATTGTAGCTTATAATTTTGATATCTTAACACTGATTCTAGTACTTGTACCATTACAAACACTACCCGTACTCAAATTAGTATCGAAACACTGGTTGTCAGTAATCTCTCATCCCAACTTTGTTTACAAGTACTTTCTCAAAAACCCTAGTCATTCTGTCAGAGGATTATTTTGCAGGCAACGTATTTCTTGGTGTAGGTCTGCAACCCAATACGATTTTATCTTTCTTGATGGAAATATCAGTAGCTCTGTACCTtttaaaaccctaactttgggaCTAGAGAAATCAGGTATAGAGATTGTTCAATCTTGTAATGGTCTTCTCCTTTGTTGCAATGTCATAGCTGAAGCGAATGATTATGATACTTACTACGTGTTTAATCCATTCACGAAGCAATACAGATTAATACCGCGTTCATTGTTGAAGAAATCTCAGTTCAAGTATGTGTTATGTCTTAGTTTAGCTTTTGATCCATTCAAATCTCCGTATTATGAAATTATAGCTATATGGAGTAACAAAGTATATGGTAGCCGTaaatatatgattgaaatatattCTTCAGAAACTCGTAGTTGGAGGTTATGCAAAGATGAATTTACCATTGAAGAATTCTCAATACCAGGAGTTTCTGCTATGTATTGGAACGGTTCGTTAAACTGGAATGCAGGTGACGGGactgtgatctattttgatattGATCGAGAATTTATGGGAGTAGTTCCAAGGCCTACAAGAGAAGTAGTGTACTACGTAAGCAATACTGGTGTTTGTGAGTATCAAGGCCATTTGTACTTTATTGCAAAACGTGATAAGGAAGGTCGTTGTTTTGACATATTTGAGATGGATACTGGTCACGCTGGCTGGGCACTCAAATGTTGTAGTGTCAATGTAAAAGCATCAAGAAGACGTGAACTGCTTAATTTGTCTCCTCCTGATCAGATCATATTCATTGCAGAAGAAGGCAAATCATTGAAGCTTGTTTTCCTGGCAAATCATGGTAATGTTATCTCCTATGATACTAAAGAATTGAGCTTCAACAAAATATGTGATATTTTACCACCACCCGTACCTGGGAATTTCTTCCTTTCTTATCCGTACATTCAATCGCTCGCTTGTGTTTAA
- the LOC113335205 gene encoding uncharacterized protein LOC113335205 has protein sequence MDGVKPMQTPLAINVKIQKIGSEKFADPTLYRSVVGALQYLHLMWPDISVAVNKVCQYMHEPYVEHWELVKRIIRYLKHTVDYGLHLNSSRDLYVQAYSDADWAGSLDDHRSTSGHCIYFGGNLISWSARKQKTVSKSSTEAEYKGVAIAT, from the coding sequence ATGGATGGAGTCAAACCAATGCAAACACCGTTGGCAATAAATGTCAAAATTCAGAAGATTGGTTCTGAAAAGTTTGCAGACCCAACTTTATATCGTAGTGTTGTTGGTGCACTACAATACTTGCATCTGATGTGGCCAGACATTTCAGTTGCAGTAAACAAGGTCTGTCAATACATGCATGAGCCGTATGTGGAGCATTGGGAGCTAGTGAAGCGGATAATTCGATATTTGAAGCATACAGTGGATTATGGTTTACATCTCAACTCGTCAAGGGACTTATATGTACAAGCATATTCGGATGCGGACTGGGCTGGCAGTCTAGACGATCACCGGTCTACAAGTGGACATTGCATATACTTTGGTGGCAATTTGATCTCGTGGAGTGCAAGAAAACAAAAGACTGTTTCTAAGTCTTCTACTGAAGCTGAATATAAAGGAGTTGCTATTGCCACTTAA
- the LOC113335206 gene encoding uncharacterized protein LOC113335206: MYSDSDGSSSKDEESSSSSDEESSTYQRLLKARREDDMLSSARVIKRLTDTFTSYMPAIVAMSMFKRPHGGSVPGRRQIPRDTMPRHEVIVRDYFSGGNSKYPSEHFCRRFRMHTHLFNRILCGIARYDDFFTPKPDATNKFVSPLQKMGAAVRMLAYGCCADFLDEYFQMGESTIILSLKKFCEAVISVFEEQHLRKTNEDDISRLLEEGEERGFPDGIYPPYATLMQTIYDGTTRKERFFAKRQEAVRKDVERAFGVLQSRWHIIEGPARMWRVKDLGNIMKTCIILHNMIIENEQEQGIDPERYEPYQKVDNVTVEHDSSLLVAKMISRLRQIRDKEVHNQLKLDLIDHMWDFCGGEEV; encoded by the exons ATGTATTCAGATTCTGATGGGTCATCATCCAAAGATGAAGAATCATCATCATCCAGCGATGAAGAGTCGTCTACCTACCAAAGATTATTGAAAGCACGACGTGAGGATGATATGTTATCATCAGCTAGAGTAATAAAGAGACTGACTGACACATTCACAAGTTATATGCCAGCTATTGTAGCAATGTCGATGTTCAAGAGACCTCATGGGGGATCTGTTCCAGGAAGACGACAAATTCCTCGTGACACAATGCCTCGTCATGAGGTAATTGTTAGAGACTATTTTAGTGGGGGAAACTCAAAATACCCATCGGAGCATTTTTGTCGTCGCTTTAGGATGCATACTCATCTCTTTAACCGCATCTTATGTGGCATTGCAAGGTATGATGATTTCTTTACACCTAAACCAGATGCAACTAATAAGTTTGTTAGCCCTTTACAAAAGATGGGAGCAGCAGTAAGAATGCTTGCATATGGTTGTTGTGCTGATTTTCTTGACGAATATTTTCAAATGGGTGAAAGTACCATCATATTAAGCCTAAAAAAATTCTGTGAGGCTGTTATCAGTGTTTTTGAAGAACAACATTTGAGGAAAACTAATGAAGATGATATTTCACGGTTACTCGAAGAAGGGGAAGAGCGGGGATTTCCGG ATGGAATTTATCCTCCTTATGCTACACTAATGCAAACTATTTATGATGGAACCACTCGTAAGGAAAGATTCTTTGCTAAACGTCAAGAAGCCGTGCGAAAAGATGTCGAAAGAGCGTTTGGAGTGTTGCAATCAAGGTGGCACATTATCGAAGGACCAGCGCGTATGTGGCGAGTTAAAGACCTTGGAAACATCATGAAGACTTGCATAATTTTACACAATATGATCATTGAGAATGAGCAGGAACAAGGAATTGACCCAGAACGTTATGAGCCGTACCAAAAGGTTGACAATGTTACGGTGGAGCATGACTCTTCACTACTTGTCGCCAAAATGATTAGTCGTTTAAGACAAATTCGAGATAAGGAGGTTCACAATCAACTAAAACTTGATCTCATTGATCATATGTGGGACTTTTGTGGGGGCGAAGAAGTTTAG
- the LOC113335143 gene encoding histone H3.3-like, translating to MARTKQTARKSTGGKAPRKQLAAKAARKSTPTTGGVKKPHRYRPGTVALREIRKYWKSTELLIRKLPFQRLVREIAQDFKTDLRFQSHAVLALQEAAEAYLVGLFEDTNLCAIHAKRVTIMPKDIQLAKRIRGERA from the coding sequence ATGGCTCGGACTAAACAGACTGCTCGTAAGTCTACCGGTGGTAAAGCTCCCAGGAAGCAACTCGCTGCCAAGGCTGCAAGGAAATCAACACCAACAACTGGAGGAGTTAAGAAGCCACATCGCTATCGTCCAGGAACAGTTGCTCTTCGTGAAATCAGGAAATACTGGAAGAGTACCGAACTTTTGATCAGGAAGTTGCCTTTCCAGAGATTAGTTCGTGAAATTGCTCAAGATTTCAAAACAGATCTTCGATTCCAGAGTCATGCTGTTCTTGCTCTTCAAGAGGCTGCTGAAGCTTATTTAGTAGGATTGTTTGAAGACACTAACTTGTGTGCAATTCATGCTAAGAGAGTCACGATCATGCCTAAAGACATTCAATTAGCAAAGCGCATTCGCGGTGAAAGGGCTTAG